A segment of the Ignavibacteriota bacterium genome:
AGTTCTGATAGTTCGTTGATGAAAGAAGTGAGTAGTGTTTCGAGGAGACTTAATGTTCGGATTCAAGGATTGCCTGTATCAGTGAATGATATTGACCTTGCGATTGACCAACTTCAATATGTTGCGGAGAAGGAAGTGATTGAAGAAATGAAAGCGGCAGTCGCGGAACGGAAGCGCGATTTATTTGTAGAGTTTTGGAAGAAGCGTGACCCGACGAAAGAAACGGAAGTCAACGAGTTGATGCTCGAATATTATCAGCGTGTCGAATTTGCCAACAAAAATTTCAGCCACTATCAGGAGGGCTGGAAGACGGACAGAGGAAATGTGTATATCGTTTTTGGAGAGCCGAACAACATCGAGCGGCATCCGTTCGATATTGATTCGAAGCCGTACGAAATCTGGACCTACTTTGAAATGAACCGGGAATTTGTGTTCGTGGATGAAACCGGCTTCGGCGATTACCGCTTGCGAAATCCTATTTGGGATACGTGGCGAACGCGCTACCGCTAATTCCTGACTGAATTGTTATTGTCGCACTGTGAATCAGAAAATAATATTTTTGTTGTTGGTTTGCTGGTTGACGGTTGACGGTTATTCTCAGGGAGTTGTTGGCGAAATAATTTTGGAAGGCAATTCAACACTTTCCACAAAATTTCTTCTGGAACGATTTGAAACGCGTGAGGGAGATTCTCTTCAAAAAGAATTGCTTGAACAGGATATTGATGATTTGATTTCTGAGTATGAATCAATCGGGCATCCGTTCGCGGCAATTTCCGTCAAATCAATTGAATCCTATCAAGAACAAAACGAAACCCGACTTAGAATTACCTTAAAAATCGAAGAAGGAGAACTTGTTCACATAAAAGAAGTTCGTGCTTCCGGAAATAAAGAGACAAAGGAATATGTCATCGTTCGGGAGGCGAAGATAGGTATGAACGAAATTTATGATGAGCGGAAGGTAAAAATCATACCTCAACGATTGAATCGGCTGAACATATTTTCCCAGGTGAATGAACTTGTATTGACTATGAATGATTCGGGAGGAGTTCTCACAATTCCTGTGGAAGAAGGAAATACAAATACGTTTGACGGGGTGCTTGGATATGTTCCGGGTTCTTCCGGTGAGGATGGATTTCTCACCGGCTTGGCAAACGTTTCGATGCGAAATCTTTTCGGAACTGCGCGCAAGTTGAATGTTCGTTGGCAGAAAGAGCGTACAGACGTTCAGGAAATTATTCTTCATTATGTCGAGCCATGGTTTTTCAATTTTCCTGTTGATGTTGGAGGAACATTCAAGCAGAGACAACAGGACACGTTGTATGTCAGCAGACAATTTGAAGTTACGGCGTATGTCCGTTTGTTTGATGAGTTCACACTCGGAGGAGTCTTTTCACATGAATCTGTAATCCCATCGAATAATAATGCAGGATTGCAAATTGTTGAATCGAAAACGACAACAACAGGAATAGAACTGCACTATGATACTCGTGATGATATGTTCAATCCAACAAAGGGAGTTTATTATCGAAGCGATTATCGTATTGGAAACAAAACTTTCGGTGCAAACGAAGCGGCGGTTCAGAAACTTGCTCTGGATGTTGCGGTGCCTGTTGAAATATTTCAACGACAAGTGCTTTCAATTGAATTACACGGAAAAGAATTGCTTGCCGATAACATTGGAATCGGTGAAATGTACCGACTTGGAGGCACGACAACATTGCGCGG
Coding sequences within it:
- a CDS encoding BamA/TamA family outer membrane protein; amino-acid sequence: MNQKIIFLLLVCWLTVDGYSQGVVGEIILEGNSTLSTKFLLERFETREGDSLQKELLEQDIDDLISEYESIGHPFAAISVKSIESYQEQNETRLRITLKIEEGELVHIKEVRASGNKETKEYVIVREAKIGMNEIYDERKVKIIPQRLNRLNIFSQVNELVLTMNDSGGVLTIPVEEGNTNTFDGVLGYVPGSSGEDGFLTGLANVSMRNLFGTARKLNVRWQKERTDVQEIILHYVEPWFFNFPVDVGGTFKQRQQDTLYVSRQFEVTAYVRLFDEFTLGGVFSHESVIPSNNNAGLQIVESKTTTTGIELHYDTRDDMFNPTKGVYYRSDYRIGNKTFGANEAAVQKLALDVAVPVEIFQRQVLSIELHGKELLADNIGIGEMYRLGGTTTLRGYKEGQFIGSRIAWTSVEYRFLLSRRSFFFGFLDGGYYFLPDNQAQGIASSQSFKYGYGIGTRIETGIGLLGVSFAFGEGDSFSQGKIHFGIVNEF